A window of the Lactuca sativa cultivar Salinas chromosome 5, Lsat_Salinas_v11, whole genome shotgun sequence genome harbors these coding sequences:
- the LOC128125957 gene encoding uncharacterized protein PB18E9.04c-like, whose protein sequence is MVKSIEDADKPAKRGKKPEVKKGDKGGGSSLKKYVPPNQPTFPPSESDSESSADEGSVHGDTSLRSPTPEVLVQSQEPSPPPISIPVSTPPIFPVITSQPSSTIPISATIFIEATTTTTTGVQTNVSDTGARSSAPEPLVTTEPPVTTTPPSPTQSTETNTVLGGEDLEFDST, encoded by the exons ATGGTGAAATCAATTGAAGATGCAGACAAACCTGCCAAAAGAGGCAAAAAGCCAGAAGTGAAAAAGGGAGATAAGGGGGGGGGGTCAAGTCTCAAAA AATATGTGCCGCCTAATCAACCCACATTTCCTCCTAGTGAATCTGACAGCGAAAGCTCAGCCGATGAGGGTTCGGTGCATGGTGATACATCGCTTCGCTCGCCTACACCAGAGGTACTTGTTCAGTCCCAAGAACCTTCTCCTCCACCTATTTCTATACCTGTCTCCACCCCTCCTATTTTTCCTGTCATTACATCTCAACCATCCTCTACCATTCCTATTTCTGCAACCATCTTTATTGAGGCTACTACTACCACCACTACTGGAGTtcaaaccaacgtatctgatacaggggctcGTTCTTCAGCACCCGAACCCCTAGTCACTACCGAACCTCCAGTTACCACCACACCACCATCTCCTACCCAATCCACTGAAACCAACACTGTTCTTGGAGGTGAGGACTTGGAGTTTGATTCAACTTAA